The window CGTACTGCTCGCCGCCACGACGCTCGGCGCCCTGAGAACCGTGTTCGTCGCGGCGGCCGTGGCCGGTATCGCGGGCGTGCTCGTCGGCCGGCTGTTCCGCCGGCTCGCGCGGGCGTCCGCCGAGTCGGCGGTCGCGCGGAACGCGCCGACTGTCGCCGGGGGCGCACTCGTCGCCGGCACGTTCGCCGTCCACGAACCCCTCGTCGCCGCCCTCCGCGGGTTCGTGCTCTCCCAGCTTCCGTACACCGTCGTCGGCACGGTGCGCGAGCAGTCCGACGCCATACTCTCCTACTACGGAGCGTTCACCGTCGCCGCCGTCCTGCTCGCCCTCGTCCTCGTCGCCGCCACCGCGACCCTCGTCGCCGCGCGCGTCGGCGTCGCCGTCCGAATCCTCCCCCTGAACGCGTTCGGCCCCGCGCTCGCCGCCGCCGGCCTGTTCGTCGCCGCCGCGTTCGCCGGCACGACGGACGCCGTCACGCCCGTGCGGTTCCTCGCGTGCGTCGTCGCCGCGCTCGTCGTCTGGGACGCCGGCGAGTACGCCACCCGACTCGGTGACGAAATCGGCCGACACGTCTCCACCGCGGGCGTCGAGGGCGTCCACCTCGTCGGCACGCTGCTCGTCGGGGCCGCCGCCGCATTGCTCGCGGTCGGCGTCGCGGACTACGGCACCGCGATGTCCTTCGCGAACCCGAACGCGCTCCCCGTCGCCGTCGTCGGAACCGGTGTCGCGCTGCTCGCGCTCGTGTTCGCGCTCAAGTGATCAGTCCGCGACCGCCGGCACGTCGAGGCTGTCGAGCGCGTCCCCGATCACGTCCGCGCGGTCGACGCCGCGGACGTTCGCCTCCGCGGTGAGGACGAGTCGGTGCTGGAGCGCGGGCCCCGCGACCCGCTTCACGTCGTCCGGAACCACGTAGTCGCGGCCCTGCACGACCGCCGCGCCCCGGGACGCCTCGAACAGCTTCTGGATGCCGCGCGGGCTGACGCCCACGTCCACGCGGTCGTCCTCGCGCGTGCGCCGCCCGAGTTCCACCACGTAGTCCCGGAGGCGTTCCTCCACGTCCACCGTCTCGACGGTCGCCTGAATCGCCCGGACGGTCTCCGGGTCGAGGACGCGCCCGACGGTCGGAATCTGAGTGTCGCGCTCCGCGCGGCGGTCGATGAGGTCGCGCTCGCCCGCGAAGTCCGGGTAGCCCATGTCTGTCTTCACCATGAAGCGGTCGCGCTGGGCCTCGGGGAGACCGAACGTTCCCTCCTGCTCGACCGGGTTCTGGGTAGCGATGACGAAGAAGGGGTCGGGGAGGTCGTGGGTCGTCCCGTCAACGGACACCTGGCCTTCGCCCATCGCTTCGAGGAGCGCGGCCTGCGTCTTCGGCGGCGCGCGGTTGATCTCGTCCGCCAGCACGACGTTCGCGAACAGCGGGCCGGGGTTGAACGAGAACTCGCCCGTGGACTCGTTGTAGATGTTCGACCCCGTGATGTCCGCGGGGAGGAGGTCGGGCGTGAACTGCACGCGGGAGAACTCGAGGCCGAGCGCGGTAGCGAAACTCCGCGCGGTGAGCGTCTTTCCGGTTCCGGGAACGTCTTCGAGGAGGACGTGGCCGTCCGCGACGAGGCTGGTGACGACGAGTTCGAGGAACTCCTCGCGGGTGACGACCGCGCCGCTCACCTCGTCGAGGACGTCGCGCAGGCGAGACGCTGCCTCTGCGTGTTGCATACAGGAAGGGGCGACCCCGGGAGTAAATACGTGTCGCCGCTACGGGGGGCGTTCGAGCGAGAACCGGTCTCGCGTGTAGGAGTAGAGACTGCCCGCGAGGCGGCCGACGGCGTCGAGTTCCCGCACGTCCAGTTCGCCCTCGGGCGCGAGCGCGTCGTCCACGTGCACGTACTCCACCTCGCCGACGACGAGCACGGAGTCGCCGACGCGGAGCGTGTCGTAGAGCGAGCACTCGAAGTTCACCGGGGACTCCGCCACCCGCGGGGGCGCCACTCGCTCCGACTCGACGCGCGTCACGCCCGCGTGCTCGAACTCGGACGCCTCCGCGCGCAGGGTCGCGCTCGTCTCGTTCATCGCCTCCACCGTCTCCCCGGTGACGACGTTCACCACGAACTCCTGCGTCTCCCGGACGTTCCGCGTCGTGTCCTTCGAGCGCTCGCCCGTGTCTATCGGCGAGAACATCACCGTCGGCGGCTCCACCGACACGACGTTGAAGAAGCTGTACGGCGCGAGGTTGTCCACCCCGTCCGCGCTCGTCGAGGACACCCACGCGATGGGACGCGGCACCACCGCCCCCGAGAGCGTTCGGTACATCGACCCCACCTCGTCCGGCGCGTACTCCATACCCCGAGCACTCGCCCGCCCGCCGAGTCCCTTTCGACTCGCTACGGGAAGATGGACTCCGGCAGGTACGCCGTGACCGTCCAGTTGGGGGCGTCCACGACCTCGCTGATTTTGAGGTCGACGACGGCGGAGCAGAGGATGTAGGCCTCGCCGCGAGTGAGGTCGCGTTCGGCTTCGAGGTGGTCTATCATGTGGCGAATCGCCTTCTTCGTGGCGTCCATGAGGTCGTCGGCGATGCCGGTGGTGGCGTACATCGGTTCGTCCGCGCCGGTCGGCGTGTACGGGTGGTCGCTCTCGAACTGGGGCTGGGAGATGTCCATGTCCGTGCGGACGTCGAAGCGCGCGGTGACGAACATCGGGGCTTCGATGCCGGTCACGCAGACTTCGCCGTCGCCCTGTGCTGCGTGACAGTCGCCGGTGGAGAACAGCGCGCCCGCGACCTCGACGGGGAGGTATATCGTGGAGCCGGCGGTCATGTGCTTTACGTCCATGTTCCCGCCCACGTCGCGCGGCGGGAGGGTGTCGTGCGCGCCGTCCGCCGCGGGCGCGTTCCCGATGGTTCCCGGGAACGGGTGGAGCGGGACGTCGATGTCGTTCACGAAGTGGCCGGTGTCGCCGTCGAGTTCCCAGGCGTGATAGCCCGAGTCCTCGAAGTCCTCGGGGAGCAGGCCGAGACCCATGTCGCCCGGCATGAAGCCCGTGTACCCCCAGCCCTTGTGTTCGAGGTCGAGGAGTTCGACTTCGAGGACGTCCCCGGGTTCCGCGCCCTCGACGGAGACCGGGCCGGTGAGCGGGTGAACGGGGTCGAAACTCACCTCGCCGAACTCCGCGGCGGTCGTCTCCATGTCCACCTGGCCGTCCACGGCGTCCCGGCACTCGAAGCGCACCACCTCGCCGGGTTCGACGGTGAGAATCGGGTCGAGGGAGTTGTCCCACGCGTTGTGGATGTTCTCGTCGTCGTCGCCCAACTCGTAATCCACGCTGTATGCCATACGCACACGGACGACACGAGTCGACTTAACGATAGGTGCCCCGAGCGGCGGCGGTGTGAGGTGACGCAACGCATTTCCCCCTCGACACCCACCATTCGTGTATGACGTTCGACCCCGCCGACGAAGGCCTCGACACCGACGAAGTCCAGGAGCTCGTGGACGACACCATCGAGAACAACGAGGTCGTGCTGTTCATGAAGGGCACGCCGATGATGCCCCAGTGCGGGTTCTCCAAGCGCGCCATCGGCCTCCTCACCAAGTACAGAGAGGACGTGGAGACCGTGGACGTGCTCCAGAACCTGGAGGCGTTCCGCGCCGCGCTCGAAGAGTACTCCGGCTGGGAGACCATCCCCCAGACGTACGTCGAGGGCGAGTTCGTCGGCGGGAGCGACATCCTCGCCGAACTCGACGAACGCGGCGACCTGGCGGAGACGCTGAACGCCGAAGACGTCGAGGTCGACGCGAGCGACGACGCAGACGACGACCAGACCGTCGAATCCCCGTTCTGACGAACTACCGGTCTTCCTCCGACTCGGGCACTGCCCGCTTTCCGTCCCGATAGCGTTCACGCGCAACTCCGAGAACCGAGTACACGACGTAGAGAACGACGCCGACGGCGGCGAGCGCGAGTGCCGTGACCGCCAGCGTTTCGACGACTGCCATACCGACGGGTAGGCGCTCGAAAAACAAAAAACCGGAGCCGAGTAACCGCTAGTTCCAGGGGGCGAAGTCGGGGTCGACCTCGCGTTCGCGACGGTCGATGCCGTCGATCTTCTCGACGTCCTCGGGGTCGAGGTCGACGCCGAGGCTCTCCCAGTTGTCCCGGATGTGTTCCTCGCTCGTGGCTTTCGGGATGGCGGTGACGCCCTTCTCGCGCGCCCACGCCAGCGCGACCTGCGCGGCGCTCGCGTCGTGCGTCTCCGCGACCTCCGCGATAGTGTCGTCGTCGAAGACCGCGCCGCGGGCGAGCGGGCTGTACCCGACGAGTTCGACGTCGTGCGCTTCCGTGTACTCGCGGAGTTCCGTCTGGGGGAGGAACGGATGGAACTCGACCTGATTCGCGAACAGCGGCGCGTCGAGGACGTCCCGGGCCTCGTCGAGATGACGGGGTTCGAAGTTCGAGACGCCGACGCGCTCTATCTTCCCCTCGTCGTAGAGTTCGTCGAACGCGGAGAGCGTGTCTTCGGCGTCGTACTCGTTCGCCGGCCAGTGGACGTAGAGCAGGTCGACGTAGTCCGTCCCGAGTTTGTCGAGGCTCTCCTCGAAGCTCTCCAGGACGTCGTCGTGGGAGAGTTCGCTCGTCCAGATTTTCGTCGCGAGGAACACGTCGTCGC is drawn from Salarchaeum sp. JOR-1 and contains these coding sequences:
- a CDS encoding MoxR family ATPase — protein: MQHAEAASRLRDVLDEVSGAVVTREEFLELVVTSLVADGHVLLEDVPGTGKTLTARSFATALGLEFSRVQFTPDLLPADITGSNIYNESTGEFSFNPGPLFANVVLADEINRAPPKTQAALLEAMGEGQVSVDGTTHDLPDPFFVIATQNPVEQEGTFGLPEAQRDRFMVKTDMGYPDFAGERDLIDRRAERDTQIPTVGRVLDPETVRAIQATVETVDVEERLRDYVVELGRRTREDDRVDVGVSPRGIQKLFEASRGAAVVQGRDYVVPDDVKRVAGPALQHRLVLTAEANVRGVDRADVIGDALDSLDVPAVAD
- a CDS encoding flavin reductase family protein, giving the protein MEYAPDEVGSMYRTLSGAVVPRPIAWVSSTSADGVDNLAPYSFFNVVSVEPPTVMFSPIDTGERSKDTTRNVRETQEFVVNVVTGETVEAMNETSATLRAEASEFEHAGVTRVESERVAPPRVAESPVNFECSLYDTLRVGDSVLVVGEVEYVHVDDALAPEGELDVRELDAVGRLAGSLYSYTRDRFSLERPP
- a CDS encoding acetamidase/formamidase family protein; this encodes MAYSVDYELGDDDENIHNAWDNSLDPILTVEPGEVVRFECRDAVDGQVDMETTAAEFGEVSFDPVHPLTGPVSVEGAEPGDVLEVELLDLEHKGWGYTGFMPGDMGLGLLPEDFEDSGYHAWELDGDTGHFVNDIDVPLHPFPGTIGNAPAADGAHDTLPPRDVGGNMDVKHMTAGSTIYLPVEVAGALFSTGDCHAAQGDGEVCVTGIEAPMFVTARFDVRTDMDISQPQFESDHPYTPTGADEPMYATTGIADDLMDATKKAIRHMIDHLEAERDLTRGEAYILCSAVVDLKISEVVDAPNWTVTAYLPESIFP
- a CDS encoding glutaredoxin, with translation MTFDPADEGLDTDEVQELVDDTIENNEVVLFMKGTPMMPQCGFSKRAIGLLTKYREDVETVDVLQNLEAFRAALEEYSGWETIPQTYVEGEFVGGSDILAELDERGDLAETLNAEDVEVDASDDADDDQTVESPF
- a CDS encoding aldo/keto reductase, with the protein product MSEFDYPQHSGMPALGIGTWQNEDPEQCAQSVQTALDMGYRHVDTAQIYGNEDAVGDGIERADVDRDDVFLATKIWTSELSHDDVLESFEESLDKLGTDYVDLLYVHWPANEYDAEDTLSAFDELYDEGKIERVGVSNFEPRHLDEARDVLDAPLFANQVEFHPFLPQTELREYTEAHDVELVGYSPLARGAVFDDDTIAEVAETHDASAAQVALAWAREKGVTAIPKATSEEHIRDNWESLGVDLDPEDVEKIDGIDRREREVDPDFAPWN